In Micromonospora cremea, the genomic window CTGCTCGCCGAGCTGGGGGCACAACTGCTGGTCCAGCCCGCCGACGGCCGGTGGCGGATGCATGATCTGCTACGCGCCTATGCCGTGGAGCTCGGGGAGGAGCACGACGACGCGGCCGAGCGGAACGCTGCCATCGAGCGGGTCTACGACTACTACCAGCTCACTGCGTACGCGGCGCAGCTGCCCTTGCTGCCGCAGGTGCCGCTGCCTGAGCCGGAGCCGTCCGAGCACGGGGTCACCGGACGCGGCTTCACCGGCCGGGCCGACGCGATGGCCTGGTTCGCCGCCGAGCAGCGGGTACTGACCGACATCGTCGAGCGAGCCAAGGAGCGCGGCCGGCCCCGCACGGCCTGGCGGATCGCGTTGGCCCTGCAGAACTTCTTTCAGGACACCGCGCAGTTCAAGCAGTGGGCGGAAGTCGTGAGCGCCGGTCTCGCGACGACCGGGGACGACCCCGCCGCTCAGGCCCTGCTGCATCGCAGCCTCGCCGGCGCCTGCTACTTCCTGGCCGATCTCGACCGCGGGCTGTCACACCTGCAGCACGCCCGGGCGCTCTTCGACCGGCTCGGCCGGCGTGCCGAGCAGGGCCACGTGGAGAACAACATCGCCGAGATCCGGCTGGACCAGAGGCGCTACCGCGAGGCGATCCGGCATGCCGAGGCCGCGCGGGCGCTCCTTCGCGCCGAGGGCAACGTGCGCGGCGCCACCAACGCCCTGTTGCCCATCGCGCGGGCAAAGGGCTGGCTGGGCCGGCACGCCGAGGCGCTGGGCATGTTCGTCGAGGCGCGGCGCCAGTTCGAGGCCCTCGGCGACCTGCACGGGGTGGGCACCGCCCAGACCTGGCTGGCGCACACGTACTCGATGATCGACGATCTGCCGCACGCGATGGCGACCTGGCAGCAGGCGATCGACACCTTCCGCGGCGCTCGGGCCCCCCACCACACCGCGGAGGTGCTGGTCTCCATCGGCGACTTTCACTCCGCCAACGGCGATCCGGCCCTCGCCGCGCGGGCGTGGAGCGAGGCCCTCGCGGAGCTCGACGGAACGGACTCGCCGATGGCCCGGCGGATCCGCGACCGGCTGCTCTGGCACCGGTGACCCGGACGCGGCGCCGGTGAGGCGCCGCGCCCGGGGCAGCCTCAGTACCGGTAGGCGCGGATCACGGTCTGCTTGACCGTGTTACCGCTGGTGTCCGTCGCAGCGGAGCGCAGCGAGACGAAGCCGGTGCCGGCCGGGTTGCGCACCCAGGCGACCGCCTTCTCGCCCGACCGCTGCACGGGCAGCTGCCGCCAGGTCTTGCCTTCGTCGAAGGACGCCTCGACGCTCAGGGTCCTGGTTCGGCCCGGCGCCGCCCCGACCTGACGGTCGAGCGAGACCGGGATGGCGAACAGCCGGTTGGCCGGCGCCCGGTTGTCGATGTCGAGCTCCGGGGTGTACCGGATCGCCGTCATCGGCAGCTTCACCAGGTCGCCGTCGCTCACGTGTGCGGACTTGAAGGTCCACTCCGCGTCGACCACGGTGGACAGGCTGAAGGCCGGGTCGCTGCGGAAGGTCGCTGCCAGCCGGTAGTCACCCTTCTCGGCGGGCACGTCCCACGTCCAGGGCGTCTGGTTCGCGTCGCCGATCTTGACCCCGTTGCGGTAGAGGTCCACCTGCACGCTGCCACCGACGACGTGCCGGAAGCCCATGTGCCCGGCGCCGTCACCGTGCAGCGGCCCCGGCCCGCCCATCGTGTCGCCCCAGTAGCGGGTGGCGAACTGCTGGCCGAAGTTCGGCTCCGGGAAGACCGGGCCGGCCACCGCGTTGGCCCACTTCACGTCGTACGTGCGCCCGGGCCGGAAGCTGGTCCACGCCGACTCGTAGTACGTGTACCCCGGCTGGCCCGAGGTCGACTGCCACACCGCCTTCTTGTCCTGGTTGTAGTACTCGGTGATGGTGCTCGGCACGTCGTAGGTGAAGCTCGGCGGGCCTACGCGCTCGGTGCGGTAGACCGGCGAGTTGCCGGGCGCGTGTGCGCGCGCGAGCCGCGCAACCGGCACGTCGGCCACGTCCGCGCTGACCTGGGAGCGGACCGTGGCGAAGTCGCCCGCGCGCAGCTTGCGGTTCAGCCCGGTCATCATCTTCTGCGGCTCGTAGAGGTAGACCCGGTAGACGTACGGGCTGTTGTGCAGGCTGCCGTCCTGGGCCACCTGGCCCCACATCCCGTTGACGTAGGAGACGAAGCCGGGCGTCTTGCCGGCCCCGATCTGCGCGGTCCGCACGTGGTCGAAGGGGACGTTCATCAGCACGCCGAACGGGTCGTTGCTGCCCCAGATCTGCGGCTCCTCGGTCCGGATCGTCCAGCCGGACTCCTGGAAGACCGCGGTGGCCTCCGGGTTCGGCACCGACACCGCGATCGGCTTCGCCAGGCGGGTGTCCATGGTGAGCGCCTGGTCCGTGGTCAGGTCGAGGCTCGGGCGCACCAGCGAAGTGATGGTCGGGAAGCCCGGGTCATTGCTCACCATGTAGGTCTGGACCAGGTAGCGGCCCGCGCGGACGCGGTACGTGGTGGCCGTGGGGTCGCCGAGCTCCAGGAGGGTCTGCCGGTCCAGGTCGGTCAGGACGGTCACCCAGCCCTGGTCCGCCCTGGGGGCGCCACCGTCCGGCCCGACGAGCTTGAGGGTCAGCTGGTGGCGGGCGATGTCGAGCGCGACCGGGGTCTGCACCTGCGTACCGTCGCCGGTGGCGGTCACCTCACCGCCGAAGTAGCGGTCGGGCAGGCCGGTGCCGGCCTGCACCGTGACCGTCACGGTGGCCGTGCCGCCGGCCGGGACCGTCACCGAGGAGGCGCTGAGGCTGAACAGGCCGGCCGGTGCCGGGGCGCCGTCGGCGTCCTTCGCGGCGAGAGAGACAGCCAGGGTGAGCGCGGACGAGCCGCTGTTCGCGTACGTGACGGTGCGCTGCTGCGCAGCGGTGGTCCGCTCGAAGGCGACGCTGACCGGGCTCGCCGTGACGGTCTGCTGGATCGCCCGGGCGACGTCGAGGAAGCCCGCGCCCTGCTCGTAGACACCGATGCCGGCGTTCGGCTGGGCGGCCGCCATCAGCGTGGACTTGATCCGCTCAGGCGTCCAGTCCGGGTGCTGCTGGGTCAGGATCGCTGCCGCGCCGGCCACGTGCGGAGTGGCCATCGAGGTGCCGTTGAGGCTGGCGTACTGCGGGTTCTCGTCGCTCGGCCACAGGTCGGAGATCGAGCTGCGGGCGGCGACGATGCCGACGCCGGGCGCGGTGACGTCCGGCTTGATGCCGGCGTCGCCCGCGCGCGGACCCCGTCCCGAGAACTCGGCCAGCTCGCCCGTCTTGGTCACGGCGCCCACGGTCAGCGCCTCAGCAACGGAGCCGGGCGAATCCACGGTGGACTCGCCGGCCATTCCGTTGTTGCCCGCGGCGACGACGAAGAGCACGCCGTAGCGGTGAGTGAGGTCGGTCAGGGCCGCCTCGATCGGGTCGGTCCCCGGGCTGTCCGGGCCGCCGAGGC contains:
- a CDS encoding S8 family serine peptidase is translated as MRSVRKLSALALVVLGVSAVAPGGAPASAQPRAAKPATTPTVASKPRTVTLLTGDTVHLSTVDGQTAVDVVPGKGRERIPFITHSAGEDVRVIPADAVGLLNRGKLDERLFDISTLVRFGYDDTRATLPLIVQHGGAAPAGLTGARTTRELSGASAVAENRADAVSFWNNLTSTEGGTERKLRAGFEKIWLDGLRQPSLDVSVPMTGAPQAWQAGWTGTGVKVGVIDTGIDQTHPDLAGHVAAAENFTADPDALDRVGHGTHVASTIAGNGAASQGRYKGMAPGATLYSAKVCVAEGCPESAILAGMTWAAQQGVKVANMSLGGPDSPGTDPIEAALTDLTHRYGVLFVVAAGNNGMAGESTVDSPGSVAEALTVGAVTKTGELAEFSGRGPRAGDAGIKPDVTAPGVGIVAARSSISDLWPSDENPQYASLNGTSMATPHVAGAAAILTQQHPDWTPERIKSTLMAAAQPNAGIGVYEQGAGFLDVARAIQQTVTASPVSVAFERTTAAQQRTVTYANSGSSALTLAVSLAAKDADGAPAPAGLFSLSASSVTVPAGGTATVTVTVQAGTGLPDRYFGGEVTATGDGTQVQTPVALDIARHQLTLKLVGPDGGAPRADQGWVTVLTDLDRQTLLELGDPTATTYRVRAGRYLVQTYMVSNDPGFPTITSLVRPSLDLTTDQALTMDTRLAKPIAVSVPNPEATAVFQESGWTIRTEEPQIWGSNDPFGVLMNVPFDHVRTAQIGAGKTPGFVSYVNGMWGQVAQDGSLHNSPYVYRVYLYEPQKMMTGLNRKLRAGDFATVRSQVSADVADVPVARLARAHAPGNSPVYRTERVGPPSFTYDVPSTITEYYNQDKKAVWQSTSGQPGYTYYESAWTSFRPGRTYDVKWANAVAGPVFPEPNFGQQFATRYWGDTMGGPGPLHGDGAGHMGFRHVVGGSVQVDLYRNGVKIGDANQTPWTWDVPAEKGDYRLAATFRSDPAFSLSTVVDAEWTFKSAHVSDGDLVKLPMTAIRYTPELDIDNRAPANRLFAIPVSLDRQVGAAPGRTRTLSVEASFDEGKTWRQLPVQRSGEKAVAWVRNPAGTGFVSLRSAATDTSGNTVKQTVIRAYRY